One genomic region from Haloterrigena gelatinilytica encodes:
- a CDS encoding HD domain-containing protein has product MLEAVRTRARSYFQAAPPAHDWHHVRRVETLAETLIDRHPSDGIDERVVRLAVSLHDIGREREDAGEIDDHAVWGARESRRIFEDVGADPATIDAVAHCVRAHRYSNAVEPETLEAEIVSDADDLDALGAVGIARTFSYGGALGQEIHDPAVPVADDETASGATQYNHLHKKILELPERMYTDVGRELAERRAAFVREYVAQFDAELTGER; this is encoded by the coding sequence ATGCTCGAGGCAGTCCGAACCCGCGCGCGCAGCTATTTCCAGGCGGCCCCGCCGGCCCACGACTGGCACCACGTCCGACGCGTCGAGACACTCGCCGAGACGCTGATCGACCGCCATCCGAGCGACGGAATCGACGAGCGGGTCGTGCGCCTCGCCGTCTCCCTCCACGATATCGGCCGCGAGAGGGAGGACGCCGGCGAGATCGACGACCACGCGGTGTGGGGCGCCCGCGAGTCGCGTCGCATCTTCGAGGACGTCGGCGCCGATCCGGCGACGATCGATGCCGTCGCCCACTGCGTGCGCGCCCACCGCTATTCGAACGCCGTCGAACCCGAGACCCTCGAGGCCGAGATCGTCAGCGACGCGGACGACCTCGACGCGCTCGGGGCGGTCGGGATCGCGCGCACGTTCAGTTACGGCGGCGCGCTGGGCCAGGAGATCCACGATCCCGCGGTGCCGGTCGCCGACGACGAGACCGCATCGGGCGCCACGCAGTACAACCACCTCCACAAGAAGATCCTCGAGCTCCCGGAGCGGATGTACACCGACGTCGGTCGCGAACTCGCCGAGCGGCGCGCGGCGTTCGTCCGCGAGTACGTCGCGCAGTTCGACGCCGAACTGACCGGCGAGCGCTGA
- the sufU gene encoding Fe-S cluster assembly sulfur transfer protein SufU: MGLGSDMYRQQILDHYKNPRNYGELEDPTFTHIGENPMCGDEIRMDVKLGDDEETIEHVAFKGDGCAISQASASMLSKELRGKTLEELQEMNRDDVIDMLGVDISPMRVKCAVLAEKVAQDGAEIYQGELDVEKTTTED, from the coding sequence ATGGGACTGGGCTCGGATATGTACCGACAGCAGATCCTCGACCACTACAAGAACCCCCGTAACTACGGGGAGCTCGAGGATCCGACGTTCACCCATATCGGCGAGAACCCGATGTGTGGCGACGAGATTCGCATGGACGTCAAGCTCGGCGACGACGAGGAGACGATCGAGCACGTCGCGTTCAAGGGCGACGGCTGTGCGATCAGCCAGGCCTCCGCGAGCATGCTCTCGAAGGAGCTCCGCGGGAAGACCCTCGAGGAGCTCCAGGAGATGAACCGCGACGACGTCATCGACATGCTCGGTGTCGACATCTCGCCGATGCGGGTCAAATGTGCTGTTCTGGCGGAGAAGGTCGCCCAGGACGGTGCGGAGATCTACCAGGGCGAACTCGACGTCGAGAAGACGACGACCGAGGACTGA
- a CDS encoding 2-phosphosulfolactate phosphatase, translating to MASQPPLEIDAQYADGLIPSRGQLPQEPEPANYVVIDVTHYSTTVLELFAAGAECVHVPEERGDEFAFRKDHPDAKIGGGSTDDYTPTEGYDFFNSPSYVHEVDVEGRPTAITSTNGGAAVTDLRKRGGDDVDVYIGATANAAAVADHLRGDDKPTVPVAAGSELKPSPEDTVGAVLVRRYLDGNPPSEAELAAYQEIIEAGKLAKCVDKADIRVRDLLEYSKRIDVHTAVPKLEGQRLVDVAGDEEERNAPSA from the coding sequence ATGGCCTCGCAGCCACCGCTCGAGATCGACGCACAGTACGCCGACGGGCTGATCCCGTCTCGAGGACAGCTCCCGCAGGAGCCCGAACCGGCCAACTACGTCGTCATCGACGTGACCCACTACTCGACGACCGTGCTGGAACTGTTCGCCGCCGGCGCCGAGTGCGTTCACGTGCCCGAGGAACGCGGCGACGAGTTCGCGTTCCGGAAGGACCACCCGGACGCGAAGATCGGCGGCGGCAGCACCGACGACTACACGCCGACGGAGGGGTACGACTTCTTCAACTCGCCCAGCTACGTCCACGAGGTCGACGTCGAGGGTCGACCGACCGCGATCACGTCGACGAACGGCGGCGCCGCGGTCACCGACCTGCGCAAGCGCGGCGGCGACGACGTCGACGTCTACATCGGCGCGACGGCGAACGCGGCCGCCGTCGCCGACCACCTGCGCGGCGACGACAAACCGACCGTCCCGGTCGCCGCGGGGTCGGAGCTGAAGCCGTCGCCGGAGGACACCGTCGGGGCCGTGCTCGTCCGGCGCTATCTCGACGGGAACCCGCCGAGCGAGGCGGAGCTCGCCGCCTACCAGGAGATCATCGAGGCCGGCAAGCTGGCGAAGTGCGTCGACAAGGCCGACATCCGCGTTCGCGACCTGCTCGAGTACAGCAAGCGGATCGACGTCCACACCGCGGTGCCGAAGCTGGAAGGACAGCGCCTCGTCGACGTGGCCGGCGACGAGGAGGAGCGGAATGCGCCGTCGGCCTGA
- a CDS encoding lysine N(6)-hydroxylase/L-ornithine N(5)-oxygenase family protein — protein sequence MTEDDGSVPVVDGDDDASEPVIDRGRYDVLGVGLGPFNLGLAALLDGADPDCDLEAVFLEREPEFAWHEGMLIEGATLEVPFLADLVTMADPTNPYSFLNYVRERDRIYEFYFYETFQIPRREYDDYLRWVAETVPTTQFGREVTSVEYEAADADSGRDGADETADAGTFVVEAVAPETGQRYRYRADDLVMGVGSRPALPEFARDYADGDSPLFHTADYLDRRADVLEADSITVVGSGQSAAEVVLDLLERQSGRGFRLDWLTRSDGFFPMEYSKLGLQHFTPEYTEYFYDLPQSRKDELLPDQDLLYKGIDPETSERIYDTLYERSIGDRDPDFGMLATTAVRDIERLEGSYWLECEHRQQDHRFALETDAVIFGTGYQRPTPTFLESIADRIAFDDRGRFQVSEDYRLEGDLGGADDAGGRVFVQNAEMHTHGVGTPDLGLGCYRNAVIIERLADREVYPIDRDTVFQDFDVERFADHAPVRTDAPRSLAPDTE from the coding sequence ATGACTGAGGACGACGGCTCCGTGCCCGTCGTCGACGGCGACGACGACGCGTCCGAACCCGTCATCGATCGCGGTCGCTACGACGTCCTCGGCGTCGGTCTCGGGCCGTTCAACCTCGGGCTCGCGGCGCTGCTCGACGGCGCGGATCCCGACTGCGACCTCGAGGCCGTCTTCCTCGAGCGCGAACCCGAGTTCGCCTGGCACGAGGGGATGCTGATCGAGGGGGCCACGCTCGAGGTGCCGTTCCTCGCGGATCTGGTGACGATGGCCGATCCGACGAACCCCTACAGCTTCCTCAACTACGTCCGCGAGCGGGATCGGATCTACGAGTTCTACTTCTACGAGACGTTCCAGATCCCCCGCCGCGAGTACGACGACTACCTGCGCTGGGTCGCCGAGACGGTGCCGACGACGCAGTTCGGCCGGGAGGTGACGAGCGTCGAGTACGAGGCTGCGGACGCGGACAGCGGGCGTGACGGTGCCGACGAAACGGCCGACGCCGGGACGTTCGTCGTCGAGGCCGTCGCCCCCGAGACGGGCCAGCGCTACCGCTACCGGGCCGACGATCTCGTCATGGGCGTCGGCTCCCGGCCCGCGCTGCCCGAGTTCGCACGCGACTACGCCGACGGGGACTCCCCCCTGTTCCACACCGCCGACTACCTCGACCGTCGCGCGGACGTCCTCGAGGCCGACTCGATCACCGTCGTCGGCTCCGGGCAGAGCGCCGCCGAAGTCGTCCTCGACCTGCTCGAGCGCCAGTCCGGGCGCGGGTTCCGACTCGACTGGCTCACCCGCTCGGACGGCTTCTTCCCGATGGAGTACTCGAAGCTCGGGCTCCAGCACTTCACGCCCGAGTACACGGAGTACTTCTACGACCTGCCCCAGTCTCGCAAGGACGAGTTGCTGCCCGACCAGGACCTGCTGTACAAGGGGATCGATCCCGAGACCAGCGAGCGGATCTACGACACCCTCTACGAGCGCTCGATCGGCGACCGCGACCCCGACTTCGGGATGCTCGCGACGACCGCGGTCCGCGATATCGAGCGCCTCGAGGGCAGCTACTGGCTCGAGTGCGAACACCGCCAGCAGGACCATCGGTTCGCCCTCGAGACCGACGCCGTGATCTTCGGAACGGGCTATCAGCGGCCGACGCCGACCTTCCTCGAGTCGATCGCCGACCGGATCGCGTTCGACGACCGGGGTCGGTTCCAGGTGAGCGAGGACTACCGCCTCGAGGGGGACCTCGGCGGGGCGGACGACGCCGGCGGTCGCGTGTTCGTCCAGAACGCCGAGATGCACACCCACGGCGTCGGCACGCCGGACCTCGGACTCGGCTGTTACCGGAACGCGGTCATCATCGAGCGACTCGCCGACCGCGAGGTGTACCCGATCGATCGGGACACCGTCTTCCAGGACTTCGACGTCGAACGGTTCGCCGACCACGCGCCGGTTCGCACCGACGCGCCGCGATCGCTTGCACCTGATACGGAGTAA
- a CDS encoding GNAT family N-acetyltransferase, translating to MDRHIGFRPVDLERDLGRLHAWLGSDHVKPYWRLDEPLPEFRATLREKLADDHQTLYVGCLDHVPMSYWERYWVAEDDLAAYYDADPADQGIHLLIGPEEYLGQGYGTALLRAMIAFQFRHPETRRVVAEPDARNDAVLAAAQRCGCELERRFEFAEEEKTARLVVCERAFQFRHP from the coding sequence ATCGACCGTCACATCGGGTTCCGCCCGGTCGACCTCGAGCGGGATCTGGGTCGCCTGCACGCCTGGCTCGGTTCGGATCACGTCAAGCCCTACTGGCGACTCGACGAGCCGCTGCCCGAGTTCCGGGCGACGCTCCGCGAGAAGCTCGCGGACGACCACCAGACGCTGTACGTCGGCTGTCTGGATCACGTGCCGATGAGCTACTGGGAGCGCTACTGGGTCGCTGAGGACGACCTGGCGGCCTACTACGACGCCGACCCCGCCGACCAGGGAATTCACCTCCTGATCGGCCCCGAGGAGTATCTCGGGCAGGGGTACGGGACGGCGCTGCTCCGGGCGATGATCGCGTTCCAGTTCCGCCACCCCGAGACCCGGCGGGTCGTCGCCGAACCCGACGCCCGCAACGACGCGGTGCTGGCGGCCGCCCAACGGTGTGGCTGCGAGCTCGAGCGCCGGTTCGAGTTCGCGGAGGAGGAGAAGACGGCCAGGCTCGTCGTCTGCGAACGCGCGTTCCAGTTCCGCCACCCCTGA
- a CDS encoding pyridoxal phosphate-dependent decarboxylase family protein, whose translation MTGQRRAVDRDRSPAADADPTPPPTAATAFLGGPDGNAAYADAIDRARDVLLESFATAEGPYAGTDHGALRERLADLEVVPDDGSSIEDALETVADDVLADSVRVHDPGCVAHLHCPPTVPALAAELLLSGTNQSMDSFDQAPAASVLEERVVDACCDLFDYPTGADGVFTGGGTESNFLGLLLARDWYCERRFDRDVQTEGLGPEAVSDLRLLCSDAAHFTAEQAAHHLGLGEDAVVSVPTDGDRRIDLEALDATLERLEADGRHPFAIVATAGTTDFGSIDPLAALADRAADRDLWLHVDAAYGGACAISDRLRPKLEGIDRADSIAVDFHKLFYQPISCGAFLLRDGDRYRHLERNAAYLNPERDDAAGVPNLVSKSTRTTRRFDALKPFVTFNALGRTGVADCVEYVCELADAVADEIRADPALELCCDPELSAVVFRYRPDDESGSGPDSSSTAAAVDRVNRAIRDELLADGEAILARTEVDGTAALKLTLLNPRTTLSDLRGVLEAVVDRGEALETDREVIDSA comes from the coding sequence GTGACGGGCCAGCGCAGGGCGGTCGACCGGGACCGATCTCCCGCCGCGGACGCCGACCCGACGCCGCCGCCGACGGCCGCGACCGCGTTCCTCGGCGGCCCGGACGGCAACGCCGCCTACGCGGACGCGATCGACCGGGCGCGGGACGTCCTCCTCGAGTCGTTCGCGACGGCCGAGGGCCCCTACGCGGGGACCGACCACGGGGCGCTTCGCGAGCGACTGGCCGACCTGGAGGTCGTCCCCGACGACGGATCGTCGATCGAGGACGCCCTCGAGACGGTCGCCGACGACGTGCTCGCGGACTCCGTTCGCGTCCACGATCCCGGCTGCGTCGCCCACCTCCACTGCCCGCCGACGGTCCCGGCGCTGGCCGCGGAGCTGTTGCTGTCGGGAACGAACCAGTCGATGGACTCGTTCGACCAGGCGCCCGCGGCGTCCGTGCTGGAAGAGCGGGTCGTCGACGCCTGCTGTGACCTGTTCGACTACCCGACCGGCGCGGACGGCGTCTTCACGGGCGGCGGCACGGAGTCGAACTTCCTCGGCCTCCTGCTCGCCCGCGACTGGTACTGCGAGCGGCGGTTCGACCGCGACGTCCAGACGGAGGGGCTCGGACCCGAAGCGGTATCCGACCTCCGCCTCCTCTGCTCGGACGCCGCCCACTTCACCGCCGAACAGGCCGCCCACCACCTCGGGCTCGGCGAGGACGCGGTCGTCTCCGTCCCGACCGACGGCGACCGACGGATCGACCTCGAGGCGCTGGATGCGACCCTCGAGCGCCTCGAGGCCGACGGCCGCCACCCGTTCGCGATCGTCGCCACGGCCGGGACGACCGACTTCGGCAGCATCGATCCGCTCGCGGCGCTGGCGGACCGAGCCGCCGACCGCGACCTGTGGCTCCACGTCGACGCCGCCTACGGCGGGGCGTGCGCCATCAGCGACCGGCTACGGCCGAAGCTCGAGGGTATCGATCGCGCCGACTCCATCGCCGTCGACTTCCACAAGCTGTTCTACCAGCCGATCAGTTGCGGGGCCTTCCTGCTCCGCGACGGCGACCGCTACCGGCACCTCGAGCGCAACGCGGCCTACCTCAACCCCGAGCGCGACGACGCGGCCGGGGTGCCGAACCTCGTCTCGAAGTCGACCCGGACGACCCGCCGGTTCGACGCGCTGAAGCCGTTCGTGACGTTCAACGCTCTCGGCCGGACGGGCGTGGCCGACTGCGTCGAGTACGTCTGCGAGCTGGCCGACGCGGTCGCCGACGAGATCCGGGCCGACCCGGCGCTGGAACTGTGTTGCGACCCCGAACTGAGCGCGGTGGTCTTCCGCTACCGGCCGGACGACGAATCCGGATCCGGTCCCGATTCCTCCTCCACCGCCGCCGCCGTCGACCGCGTGAACCGGGCGATTCGCGACGAGCTGTTGGCCGACGGCGAGGCCATCCTCGCCCGCACCGAGGTCGACGGCACCGCCGCGCTGAAGCTCACGCTCCTGAACCCGCGAACGACGCTCTCCGACCTTCGAGGCGTCCTCGAGGCGGTCGTCGACCGCGGCGAGGCGCTCGAAACCGACCGAGAGGTGATCGATTCCGCATGA